CCGCTCGGCCTCAGCGAGCAGGACCGCATCTTCGGCGTGGCCGAGTACGCGAAGGACGGCCTGCTGCCGATGGTGGATCGGCTCGGGCCGGACCCGTGGCTGGGGCGGCTGGTCGAGATCGCGGATCGTCTGCTGGCAGCGTCGTCCGTCAGGACACGGGCGCATGGGCTGGTGCCGGCCGATTCGACAGAAGTCAACGGCGACGTGCTCCAGATCCTGGCCCGCGTCTACTGGGCCACCCGCGATCCGAAGTACCTGGAGGCGGCCGGGCGGATCAGCCGGACCTACACCGAAGAGGTCTTCCCGGTCACGACGTTCCTCCCGCCGAACCGCTGGGACTTTGTCGAGAAGGAGCCGCTCGACCGCCGACGCTTCCGCCTGTCGGATCACGGCAACGAGATCCTGCCGGGGCTGCTCGAATGGCACCTCGCCGCGACGCTCTCAGGCGACCCGCGGGCCTCGACCGACCGGCTGGCGATCCGTCGCATGCTCGACCGGCTGGCCGACCGTGCGCGCAGCCCGGACGGGTTGTGGATGCGGGTCATCGAGATCCCGTCAGGGCGGGTCGATCAGGAGGGCTTCTCGGACAACTGGGGATACGTGTCCCAGGCGTTCCTGATCCAGTCGCTGGTCGAGCGGGTCGCCCCCGATGGCGACCCCGAGGCCAGCGCCCGCTATCGTGAGGTGGCGGCGAAGTCGCTGGCCGGCGTCACCAAGTACCGGGCCTACGCCTGGCAGTCCGGCGAGATGGATGGGTACGCCGACGCCATCGAGAGCGCCCTCTACATGCTCCACGAGATCGACGATCCGCAGGCCGCCATGTGGGTAGACGATCAGCTTGGCGTGCTGTACGGGTTCCAGAACGCCGAGGGCGCGGTCGTCGAGCGTGACCTGGACGGCAACTTCATCCGCAGTACCCTGAACAACGCCTACCGGCTCACCGGCGGCGCGCGCTTGGCGCCCTGGTCCCCCAACCTCTGGCTGGGCGGCGTGAAGGAGGGCGGCTGCCTCGTGCTGTGGGCGGCCAGCGATGTCGCCTGGAGCGGCTCGCTGGTGCTGGATCGGCCCCGCCACCGCGACTACCTGAACATGCCGTACGACTATGCCCGGCTGAACAAGTGGCTGGAGTGGTACACCGCCGAGGCCGGGTCGGGGTATCGAGTGGAGGACAGTGGCCGTGCAGCCACCACGGTCGATGGGGCAGTGCTGATTCAGGGGTTGCCGCTGACGCTGGCGGCCGGCGAGCAGCGGACGCTCAAGGTGTGCCGCGACGGCTGATGCCGTCACGCGCGCCACTTGCCCTGGCGGTTCAGCCCCCCCATCGATGGAAGTGGCCGTCATCGCGGTCAACGACCGGGGCAATCCCGGGTCAGGATCGGCCCCGGACGCCGCTGGGAGCGACCTCAGCCGCTGGGAGCGACCTCAGCCGCTGTCGGTGACGTAGTTGACCGAGATGTCGCCGGTCGCCGAGGGCAGGGCAGTCACACGGGTGCCCTGAACATCGGGGCTGCCGATGGCAATCGGAGCCACGGCGATCGCCATCAGTCCGATGGCCAGCACCAGCGAGCGAAACGTTCGACGCATCACGCACTCCTTTCGAGCCAGCGGGTCCGGGCCGGTCGCACCAGGCAACCGAGCCGGCCCGATCGGGCTCTGCCTTCAGTCTGGTGCGCCCGCCCCGGACACGGGCCGAACGACACCCAGACGTCCCTGAAGGTGACCTGAAAACAGGCTGTCTGCCCGGCAGCTCTCCCGGCTGCCGGCTACGCGACCAGTCCGTGGCCATCTGGACAACGCCTGACGCGTTATCGCACAGGCCCTAGGCGGCGACCCCCTCGATAACCCCCATGAGGTGATTTGCGGGATACCAGGAGCGGATGTGGCGAAAGCCAGCCGCTTCCAGCAGCTGCGCGTACTCGGACTCCGTCCGCTCGCGACCCGTCCCCCAGCAGAGCATGTGGATGTCGAAGAGCTTCGCGAAATGCGGCTCCCGCGGCCCCGGAACGATGTACTCGATGACGAAGACGCGCCCTGGCCCGGTCGCGGCGGCGCGGATGTTCTTCAAGATCGCGACGCACTCCTGGTCGTTCCAGTCGTGCAGGATGTGCTTTAGCGAGTAGGCGTCTGCGGCAGGCGCCTCGGTGAACATATCCCCCCCGACAGCGTGACAGCGGTCGCTCAGTCCCATCTGTGGGGCGATCTGGTGTTCCCGGTCGTCCGTCACGTCGGGGAGGTCCAGCAGGATGCCGGTGAGCTCGGGATAGGCCACGAGCAGGCTGCACAGCAGGTGGCCGTACCCGCCCGCGACATCGCACCACGTCCGCACGTCGGAGAGGTCGCTCTCCGCGAGCGCCTCCACGACGAGCTGCGACTCGACGGCCGAGTAGCTGGTCATGGCCTGGTTGAACACGTCACCGTAGCCGGGGTTCGCCTTGGCGTACTCGAAGCCCATCATGCCGAACTCGCGGACAAAGCCGTTCTGTTTGCCGTCCCGGATCAGTGACGGGAGGTGCTTCCACAGGGCGTAGTGCTCGGGACCCTCCTCCAGCAGTGCCATCGAGCGGAGCGACCGGGGATGGTCCGCGCGGAGCAAGGCTCCCGCGTCGGTGAGGCGGAACCCGTGATCCTCATCCTCAGTCAGCAGCCCCAAAGAGCCGAGTGCCCGCAGCAGGCGGTAGGTGAGGGGCGGGTCGGCGTCGATCATGGCGGCCGTCATCTCCGATGACCGCGTCTCCGTCGCCGAGAGCTGGTCGAACACCGCCAGTTGGGCACCAGTGAAGAGGATCTGACTGCGCCACCGTCCGAAAATGAGGTCGCTGACCCTGCCCGTAACGTCCGCACTCATGGCCTACCTGCCTTTCTTTCCTACGAAGGACTCGTGAAGAAGCAACGTTCTGTTCTCTGATCGTGCCCGCTCTGGACGCTCAAGA
The sequence above is a segment of the Chloroflexota bacterium genome. Coding sequences within it:
- a CDS encoding hydroxyneurosporene methyltransferase, which gives rise to MSADVTGRVSDLIFGRWRSQILFTGAQLAVFDQLSATETRSSEMTAAMIDADPPLTYRLLRALGSLGLLTEDEDHGFRLTDAGALLRADHPRSLRSMALLEEGPEHYALWKHLPSLIRDGKQNGFVREFGMMGFEYAKANPGYGDVFNQAMTSYSAVESQLVVEALAESDLSDVRTWCDVAGGYGHLLCSLLVAYPELTGILLDLPDVTDDREHQIAPQMGLSDRCHAVGGDMFTEAPAADAYSLKHILHDWNDQECVAILKNIRAAATGPGRVFVIEYIVPGPREPHFAKLFDIHMLCWGTGRERTESEYAQLLEAAGFRHIRSWYPANHLMGVIEGVAA